One region of Spiroplasma endosymbiont of Asaphidion curtum genomic DNA includes:
- a CDS encoding transposase family protein yields the protein MLDKYKDENEFYSLIGIKYKTFMKMVEILKEAEAKQKQIGGRPNKLSIEQRLLMTLEYWKEYSTYRIIAKKYNISHVSCIRNIFWVENILIKNSHFHIPGKKILLENKGTNNNLLAIDATEIPIERIKKN from the coding sequence ATGTTAGATAAATACAAAGACGAAAATGAATTTTATAGTCTAATAGGCATAAAATATAAAACTTTCATGAAAATGGTAGAAATTTTAAAAGAAGCTGAAGCTAAACAAAAACAAATTGGTGGTAGACCAAATAAATTATCAATAGAGCAAAGATTACTTATGACTTTAGAATATTGAAAAGAATATAGTACATATCGTATTATTGCAAAAAAATATAATATTAGTCATGTTAGTTGTATTCGTAATATCTTTTGAGTTGAAAATATTCTAATAAAAAATAGTCACTTTCATATACCTGGCAAAAAGATATTATTGGAAAATAAGGGTACTAATAATAATTTATTAGCAATTGATGCTACAGAAATTCCAATTGAAAGAATTAAAAAAAACTAA
- a CDS encoding IS30 family transposase: MGYKHLGIYERIYIENQLKFKVKISEIAKNLNRSISTIIREVNRNKDSNHYFSLIAQNKAENRKQSHVYFHKFKNRELVKYVQQKLLLGWSPEQIYGRIKNFHKEWIISFKTIYNWIYSGLLEKVTNKNLRRKGKKRKSQENRGKFNGKSIKERNINVNNRITVGHWEGDTVVSSRGKSKSCLITLVERTSRFTLAMLVENRTTKVVNENISHYLSILPNNLVKTITFDRGKEFSNWQQLEKNLNVKIYFANAYSPWQRGTNENTNGLIREKFPKKFNFSNTTKNAVHKFILSLNQRPRKILNYLSPIEYLVRKII; this comes from the coding sequence ATGGGTTACAAACATCTTGGCATATATGAAAGAATTTATATTGAGAATCAATTGAAGTTTAAAGTAAAAATTAGTGAAATAGCTAAAAATCTTAATCGAAGTATTAGTACTATTATTCGAGAAGTCAATAGAAATAAAGATAGTAATCATTATTTTTCATTAATTGCACAAAATAAAGCAGAAAACAGAAAACAATCACATGTTTATTTTCATAAGTTTAAAAATAGAGAATTAGTAAAATATGTACAACAAAAATTACTATTAGGTTGATCGCCTGAACAAATTTATGGCAGAATTAAAAATTTTCATAAAGAATGAATTATTAGTTTTAAAACAATTTACAATTGAATTTATTCTGGATTACTTGAAAAAGTTACTAATAAAAATTTAAGAAGAAAAGGTAAGAAACGAAAATCTCAAGAAAATCGCGGTAAATTTAATGGTAAATCAATTAAAGAACGAAATATTAATGTTAATAATCGTATAACTGTTGGTCATTGAGAAGGTGATACTGTAGTATCATCACGAGGTAAAAGTAAATCATGTTTAATAACTTTAGTTGAAAGAACATCAAGATTTACTTTAGCAATGTTAGTTGAAAATAGAACTACTAAAGTTGTTAACGAAAACATTAGCCATTATTTATCAATTCTTCCAAATAATCTTGTTAAGACTATAACATTTGATAGGGGTAAAGAATTTTCTAATTGACAACAACTTGAAAAAAATTTAAATGTGAAAATTTATTTTGCTAATGCGTATTCGCCTTGACAAAGAGGTACTAATGAAAATACTAATGGTTTAATTAGAGAAAAATTTCCTAAAAAATTTAATTTTTCAAATACTACTAAAAATGCAGTTCATAAATTTATATTGTCTTTAAACCAAAGACCAAGAAAAATACTAAATTATCTTTCACCAATCGAATATTTGGTTAGAAAAATAATTTAG
- a CDS encoding IS5 family transposase (programmed frameshift), translating to MKFDKFNFINDKELLRLTGIKQSTFNKMLNILKEAELKKFKRGGKNNKLSLENRLLMTLSYWREYRTYFHLGKSFDISEASCYRNIKWIEDILIKHPDFQQLAGKKALINDYFNDKTIIIDATETPIQRPKKGQKQSYSGKKKKHTIKTQVIIEKESKIIIATNFSLGKKHDFCLFKESKIPILKNTKLIVDNGYQGIQKIHSNVLIPKKKTKKNPLNKEQKHNNKLISKMRIIIENIFAILKKFKIITEKYRNRRKRFSLRFNLIASIYNLQL from the exons ATGAAATTTGATAAATTTAATTTTATTAATGATAAAGAATTATTACGATTAACTGGAATAAAGCAAAGTACTTTTAATAAAATGTTAAATATTTTAAAAGAAGCTGAGTTAAAAAAGTTTAAAAGAGGTGGTAAAAATAATAAATTATCATTAGAAAATAGATTATTGATGACTTTATCATATTGACGAGAATATCGTACTTATTTTCATCTTGGTAAAAGTTTTGATATTAGTGAAGCTAGTTGTTATCGAAATATCAAGTGAATTGAAGATATTTTAATCAAACATCCTGATTTTCAACAACTTGCTGGTAAAAAAGCATTAATAAATGATTATTTTAATGATAAAACAATTATTATTGATGCTACAGAAACACCCATTCAACGCCCAAAAAAAG GACAAAAACAATCTTATTCAGGAAAAAAGAAAAAACACACTATTAAAACACAAGTAATTATTGAAAAAGAAAGCAAAATAATTATTGCAACAAATTTTTCTCTCGGTAAAAAGCATGATTTTTGTTTATTTAAAGAATCAAAAATCCCAATTTTAAAAAATACTAAATTAATAGTTGATAATGGTTATCAAGGAATACAAAAAATTCATAGTAATGTTCTAATACCTAAGAAAAAAACAAAGAAAAACCCTTTAAATAAAGAACAAAAACATAATAATAAATTAATTTCAAAAATGAGAATTATTATTGAAAATATTTTTGCTATTCTTAAAAAATTTAAAATTATTACTGAAAAATATCGTAATCGTAGAAAACGATTTAGTTTAAGATTTAATTTAATTGCTTCAATTTATAATTTGCAATTATAG
- a CDS encoding transposase family protein: MPIKKSKNNPLNPDKKEYNSFLSKVRIAIEHVFARLKRFKILVYRYRNKIRRFGLRFNLISGIYNFELS; this comes from the coding sequence TTGCCAATTAAAAAGAGTAAAAATAATCCTTTAAATCCAGATAAAAAGGAATATAATAGCTTTTTAAGTAAAGTTAGAATTGCCATTGAACATGTTTTTGCTAGATTAAAAAGATTTAAAATACTAGTTTATCGTTATCGCAATAAGATTAGAAGATTTGGATTACGATTTAACTTAATTTCAGGAATATATAATTTTGAATTAAGCTAG